The genomic DNA ACTGCAGCCAGCGTTTTCTCCAGTGAGAGTTGATCCTCACTACCGGACGGACCTGTTTCTGAGATGGAATTCACAGTTATCTCTGCTTGCACTTGAGCAGAATCTTTAGAAATCTCGGTTTCTTCAAGTGTGAGTGATGAGAGATGGTTTGTTAATGCCACCTCTGATAGATAACCTGCAATACCCTTGTGGCCATACGAGGCAGCTATTGAAGCCGCAGTTTTGCCATTCGGGTCTTGTTGAGTGGGATCAGTCACTGCTCCAGCTGATGCCCCTGATGCTATAAGGGCAGCCACCATTTTTTCACTAGCAAAGACACACAGTATCGGTTATTTACCAAGTGAAAACAATCTTTTACTTATGATGGTAAGACATTAAGACACTACTCACCTCCCAAATCTTGCAGCCCAATGAAGAGCGCTCCATCCGTTAATATCACGAAAATCAACACTGACACCATGATCAAGGATTGGATAGAGTGCCCACTCGAAGCCAAGGCCTGCAATCATATGGATAATACCTTGTTCTTTCTTTGACATTTGGAATCTTGAAGACAGCCACGCATCCAGCTTGTCTTTAAGCAGTTCCTGTAGAAGCCAACCaactgttgttgttgatgatgaactGCCATTTATGACCTCTGCTATGACATGTGTCCATTGATCATCATCAGCTTTCAGTTTCTTCAACAGCTTATCATTTCCCAACTCTGAGTTACTCTCTCCTTCTGGTGATCGGTCTGATAGAAGTGTTTGCACAAGCCTTACAAGTATTATAAGTTCATCTGGACTTGTGGACATGTCAGAGCTCTGTGGCCTACTGCACTTAAGGCAACATGTGTCGGGCTTACCGCGATACTCAAATTCCTTTATTTCACTACATGAGAGTCCATCACCAGAGGTAATGCATAAATTTACTTTTCCAGGACTACATGCAGGGGCTTCACACCGAATAACACCTTCTTTAATGATCTTACAAGGAACTTCAGTACTCCCAAACATGCAAGACCACATAGATTCTTCTGGACTACAAAGAAATGATCCAATGATTATCACCTGCATTGTCAAAAATGGaactttaaaattgaaaaatcaaagCTGATCACCAACATTTGTTCTAAACAGGCAAGAAAATAAACAGGTCTATCAATCATTAGAGTAGATTTATGCACTTCCCCATAAGTCTAAGAGATTAGACCTTGGTAGTTTCATTCGCGAAACCCCACTCTGGTGATATGTCCTGGATAGTAAACTTTTGGTTATATGCACCTGTCAGGCTCATTTCTTGCTCGAAAGGCAGCCCGAGTTCCCCATCATCCATCATCCTACAGTACTCACCATTATTCTCCGGAGCTAACAGTGCAGAATAAGAAGCAGGAACTTTGAAAGAACCAAGATCTTGAGGAAACAACAATGTAGCTGAAAATAAGATAACTATCAGGACCAAGAACTTTAAACAAGTTATGAAGCGTAACAGTATCCTTTAGCAAAGCATATGACATACATTGGTCAACCTGATTGCTGTAACTCCAGTTGGAATCTTCCTGCAATCCAGCTAGCAATCCTTTTGCAGAACTTGGTGTGCTTTCCTGCTTAAGAAACTTTTTACTTattagtttagaaaattaatagCTAGCTCTTAGCGATTAGAAAACCATAACACATTTGGTTCATTAGCCGTGTTCCTCTGTATGAAGTCACCGTTAGGATTCAAGACATTCATTTTAGTTTGATCcacatatttaatttacttatacGAGAGAGTTACCTCAGAGTTAAGAGCACATGCCTCCAACACCTCTTTCCAAGATTCAGACCCTTGATCTCCACTCCCTCCTGTACCACCTGTAAAAAGATTGCTTCTTACTCTTCCTgataactatatatatcattccACAATTCCGCGGATCGACAAGACAAACAAGGAAGCATGACAAGACTTTAAGGGTTTACTGAAGCTACTTCATATATGATCCAGAGATCGGTCAAAAAGTCTGCTTACCAATGATTTTTTCTCAGACAGACTAGTGAAACTTACTGTGAATGAACATAAATACTTCGCTAATCATCTTTTGAATATTGAGTAGCCTCAACATCATATAGTGAGGACATAGAAAGGAAAGAAACCAATGGTGTATAACTTTGGCGTACCTGAATCATTTTTAACGAGCATGAGATTGCTAGAATGGTATTGGGCTCCAACATACCCTCCATAGCATCTCTCTAGTCTGTTAGAATCATTCTTGGCATGGTATTGAGCTCCAAAATTGCCTCCATAACATCTCTCTAGTCTGTTATTCTCTGGTCTCTGATATACAGTTGTTGGTTGAGCAAAGTGATCCATATCATTACTACACTCCAAAAACTGGAGACTGTCGAGACTTTCCGGCTGAATGTAAGGTTGAACTACAGAATCAACGTGTTCATCTCCGATACTCAGTTGTTCTTTAAGCTTCTTTAAAGCCTGACCTAACTCAGAAGAACTTGCACTGCCTTCCAGGTCAGAGATAACCTCTGCAGTGCCAGGTGAAGTAGATGAATGCTGATTTATGTCAGTAGAATCACCAATGTAGTGATTATAGCTCGCATTCTGAGTTGCAGGAACTGGTGCAAACTGATAAACTTGCCCACTAGTTTGATATCCCTGTAAAATTTAAGCCAACAATGAGGTCATACAACGAAGAAACTCAAGTTCTACTTTAAGTATAATAACAAACGTTTCTTATCGGAAAGTCACCTCTTCTCGGTCGCTTACATCCCTGTAATGGACAAGGACAATATGCTCGTACTccctgaacaaaaaaaaaaagaacaagaaactcTTAAGTTcatttttgagaagaaaaaaaataggactaaattgtatacacatagtGTGAGTACATGACACTCACGGATCTAACATCCAGTAGATACGTCTCCGGAAAGTGGGATCATGCTCTCCATGCGCATAATAACAAGTCAAGGCCTCAGCATTACCCACCTGTTCACAaacatattgataaaaaaaagagagagtcaTTAGCAACCTTAAAGAAGAACATCTCTAAAGttgcaaacacacaaaatcttgGAGACTGGAATAGAGTTAGCAAAGTAACATCTAAGAGTAGGCAGAAACAATGTGAGAAGTCTCTGAGGTCAAAAGTTAAGTATCCCTAAATACCTTAAGACGTTCGTGTGCTTCAGCAATAGCTCTACCATCCCTTTTTTTCCGCCACTGATGACCATCTTTACGGAAGAATTTAAGAACCCTTCtattgaaaagaaacaaagacccacctatgagagagagagagagagagacatgttgagttttaccaaaaaattgaTCAAGTCAACCTCGAATCAAAAACCAAGTCAAAACATACTCGTAGGCCTTTGAGGAGCCACATCTGTAAGCGTCAATCTTTCATGATTCTGCAATATGAATTGAACCTCTGGAGGTTTCAACCAACGACTCTGAGCTTCTTGGTACAGAGTACTAATATCATATTCTgagaaaccaacaaaaaaaggtttaacCTTTAGTCatcaaaattcacaaagtttgaTACTTTCGagagacaaaagagagaaaacccCTCAAAAACTAACCGGATTGCATATCGATTGGAGAGGAAACTGAAGTGAATGATTCAATCTAACAACACAAACATGAGAATCAAGTTTGGTCTGAAGAGAGATAAAATATCAGACCTAGAGTCGTTAAACCAAGTAGTACGAGggaccaaacacaaaaaaaaaaaaaaaaaaaaaaaaaaaaaaaaaaaaNNNNNNNNNNNNNNNNNNNNNNNNNNNNNNNNNNNNNNNNNNNNNNNNNNNNNNNNNNNNNNNNNNNNNNNNNNNNNNNNNNNNNNNNNNNNNNNNNNNNNNNNNNNNNNNNNNNNNNNNNNNNNNNNNNNaaaaaaaaaaaaaaaaaaaaaaaaaaaaaaaaaaaagtaagaagaagaagaatgggatAACGACAAAGAAGATGGTGTAAAAAATTTGACTATGGACTGATGCAATAAGAATCTCTCAAAGGAGGAGGGTTCCGACAGATAGCCACAAGATGGTCGCTATGTCACAGGTTCAGGGTGGGAATCCTCTGCGACGCTTCTCATAATTTATTCTACGGATATTTTAAGTTCAATCAATAATTGATGCCCACGTGTCATGATCTTAGAGTgacttgatttttgtttaggaGTCGGCGAAAtagattaaataatttaaaaattaacacGTGTACGCCATGGAGTTATGATGGCAAATTACGGTATTAGCCCCAATCTTTTGATTTGACTTACTTAATTAGAAGAAGACTAGAGAGCACGTCGGCACgagacaccaaaaagaaaactactacTCGTCAGTAAAGAAACTTGAGGGTATAATTGTCAATTTGTTATTATAATGATCACATCATTAACCTTCTTGTCGCATCCACATCAATATAAAAGGAAGGAGGAAAAAAAGGGTCCAAAGATCTAAAATATTCTGAAAATGATATTTTGGCTACATAACATTTTCTTATATCAGGAAATTGGTGATAAGATTGTATTTACGAATATGGCAAATATAAAAAGTGGTTCTCTGAGTCGGATATAACAAAAGATATACGGACAAAAATATTGAATGAACGTTATTGTCtcctctattttattttaaaatttttatttgttttgagaaaaaaatttctgattgttttgtttgatgataaatttaacattctaaTCAAAAcagaatgttttaaaaaaaaaaaatcatatgtttttattaatattataaagaaaatatatgatcaAATTATTGATAGAAATACTAAATATCTTTGAAGATTACAagtccaaaaaagaaaaatgaggCTCATTGATACTACAAACCATAAAAGACGTAAACAAATGTCAAAGAATTAAACAAGAGCTCAAGATAAAATGGACTTACTAAACTTACTCTTATACCAAAGTGAAAAAAACTAGCCACAAATGGATAATTAAGAAACATTGATTTTGCAgtaagcgaaaaaaaaaatgtgaatttattaacacaatataatttatttcgttctttgcccaaaaaaaaactattttgctTTCCCAAATCTTCAATCAATAATGCAGCCGACAGAAACTCAAAAACATCAACGAAACTAAATCATAAAGGAAAGGTAAGATTCAATGTTAGAAAAGCCATTGCAATCTaatttgtgagtttttttctATGGTTttcaagaaagaacaaagaactacgcggaaaaaaaaagataactagatgaccaaaaaaaactgtttaccatattaaaaataatatgattaaaagataaaattaccAATCTTACAACATCTaattgattaacaaaaaaactaatttaaagcTTCATTTGATAAATATGATGTATATGTAcaccaaataaataataaatgtgatatttatgTACACCAAAGttcaaaatttggtttaagtGTTTGTTAGTTAATAAACGTTCGTTAGGCACTTATGAGCCTTCAAGCACTTcaattttagtaaattataCCATTTTGAATGCAAAATTGGTAAAGTCGGTCAACTGTTTTACTAAATGATTACTTACCGCCTAACGAATTTCTAATAACATATGATGGAAATGAATAACATGTTCAAATACAACTAAGTGATATGGTGATAATTTTGAGATAATTTAAAACCCTGAAAATATTAATGTTATATATGCTCAACAAAATATCATACTTGAATTTCTAGTGGTGATAGACCAACTCCATTACCTAATTTATCATAAATTCGTAATAATTTGATGGAATGGATCCGACTATTCAACATTGAAGCATACCTTGATACATCATTTAAAATCAATACCCAATTAAAACATTTCGATTAATACAcctaagatttatttttttccacatCATTCTCTTTATTTAGTCTCTTTCTGATCTTAGGAATAGAGATGTCAATCGAACCTTTAGCCCGCAGACATAGCCCAGTAAGTAGTATAATGGGTCGGATATAGACCTTTCTTTTGAAGCCCAAAATTTTGCAGGTCTCGCAGACTCTATCCGTTTGGACTGCGGGTTACGCGGTCATGCTCGTCGCTAACTGTGGGTTTGTGGGCGACCTGAAGAGGCGAGGGAAtattcttcatcttcgtcttcgttaGTCTCCAAATCGGACAGTGAAGTGGAGGATGTTCAATCTGCTAACGACTCTCACTTTGCAACGACTCCTAGCTTGAATCATTAGTGTCAAACCCCGTTCATCATACTATGTCTTCTCAATCTCGAAGTTGTTCGTGAAAGCTAACAAATACTGCTAACAAGGCAAATTAGAAATTTACAAATGAATTTAGTGTTTGATGATTTCAAATTGTGCTAGCAAGAGCTATAAAAATGGTGAACTTAAGTCTACGTGGGTGTTGATTGCATCTGTCAGGTTCTTGAGATACAACCATTAACGCGAAAGGCCTGGACGCTTGGTGTCCCGGAGGTTCTCGTTGCTTGAGTTGTTATGCTCTTTGGTAAGATTAAAATCAGATACAGGAAGACCACCACAGAAGATTCTTCTGTTATGTTTTtcctcatgtgtataagtggtGTTCTCAGAATGTTGAAtaagtggagaagaaggaatGACCTAAGGTTGTGGTGACATCAAATTGAGAAATGTTGGTGCACATCCCTGAACTGAACATTGTCCCTATCAATTGAAATGTGTTTTTTCTACTGCTCCTTAGTTCGTTGATGTCTACTTCAAGCTTCTCGTTAAAGAGACCAAAAGGCTGGTTCTAATCtttttatgcttttgtttttgggagAATAGCACTTACACCTACTTTAGGAGTTTAAGTTTGCAAGTAGACATATTTTTGAGATAAGGTATACTTTTGTGAGGTTTTCTGTACGGAGAAACTTATTTCCAAACAATATACCCTTGCCATCGTGATATGTCTGTGCAATAAACATATGAGATTGTATTGTTTCTTGACCACTGGATTTAAGCTAAATAATTCTAATTCTACGGATGAGGAAGATTGTGTCATTGTGTGGATAATAACAAcagataattatttttgtctttttcctctttctctttttttttgttttgttttcctctacattatttttgttttctatctctctttttattcttttctttgttgtaatattttagttagttattatcaaaaatttatctattcatttttatacaatacattatgattatattttttctacattttaagatgtttattgctatattttttttgaactagTATATTATACACTGTCAAATTTTAGCTGAACATTTGTTCACTAATAAGTGGATGCCCAATTATAGTAAGTTGTGTTTAACTCTAAAAAGTCATCCACTTATTAGTGAACAAATGTTTAACTTTTTAGTTGAACTGTTACAATTttagttgaactttttttttgatgaaataagTTTTGTCCATTACAAAATGTAGAAATACTTGAACAACACCACTCAATGAATTTTACTATTGTTTGCaccaaaacatttttatttttattttcttttatgaacATCCAAGTGTATCCACCAAACTATTACCACatggatatatatgatcaagatGTTCAAGTTAAAAGGAAATTATTGGGGTATGCATTTACACCCTAAATCCTGAACTATGACCGCATGGATTGCTTATCATGGATTCGGTAATATGATTTTACTATTGTTTgcatcaaaacattttttttaatgaacatCTAAGTGTATCCACCAAACTATGACCACatagatatatatgatcaaggtGTTCAAGTTCAAAGGAAATTATTGGGCTATGcatttaaaccctaaatcctaaacatttaaactctaaatcttaAACTATGACCACATGGATTGCTTATCATGGATTCGGTAATATAGTTTTGTTATTGTTTGCttcaaaacatttttgtttttatttattttatgaatgatatatcatggtttttacggtttttaaccatgatataagtgtgcttttagtgtcttttgatgtgtttttaggttcttttagagtctttacaggttttctaggattttggcatggatgAAGCAAAgtagagcaatttggatcattttggagcataagtcttgaagaatcaatttggactcggatcaaagaaatggcatcgatcgacaccacttaggagcatcgatcgacaccctctttagccgatgaagaatcacaaatttagaaattttacaaagttgccctaAGTTTTCTacaattgcaacacaagtccctaacgtgttttaggacatataaatagtatttttaggttttagaaacacACAAGGTATTTTTCtaacaagttttatttttctgcaaccctgtgagattttgagagttttggagagagagatctgaactgctttgagagaagaattcttgaactcccttttactcttttaatttcaattgcttattattcagaattatggttgttcttcattaaacatgtctaagtagtttgcttgttaggttcagggttttttcacagggattttatgatttattagatctgttatttaggattcattatctttatagatcttcatcttaggttgttcttcacattaattcttgaattaatactttaggaaaataaattgatatgagaatataattgattttcctgataaaaccttttgatgaacaaaatcacttcttgcaaagagatttgatttagtgattttgtgaacaatctaaacttatttttaaagctgatttattacctagaattttgcaaaaagatttggattttctggttttaaatttagataatatttgcattgagaactgatttattttacaaaggtgtttagagttctagatctgttcttaattgcttgaatcctaattatttcttgatttaataatttgtaatttcctgagaaattccctaggtctagctttttgatcttctgagtttacaacaacttttatttaatactttgcattgcctttttaatttaaattaatttgtttagcataattaaaaaactctataatttattgtgtagacttgagtccttgtggaatttgacccctaagtattacagtgacctcttaatttgagagagtagctctagggtttaatttgagcatatcaaattttggtgcCGTTGCCGGaaactctttgatctaccattagatttgagtttttaatttcgtctaaatttttgtttttattttctacttacacgtttttgtttttcttctctttggtgtttcaggtatatgcctaataagcctaacacgagcaacaagactggtcctactgtgaagcttacaaaccaagagttgggaaagcTAGAGTGTGaaaacagaaaagcagccaaatccttgaagatggttaactgcaatcattctgatgcgtgatgaggatggtgctttgagggatcaagaggggcacttgcgcaatgagcagggccaaaagcttgatgcagaagggaatGTTATTGTTGAGGTTGCTGTTGGGGACGAGCAAGCTGCTGTTgtagatggtgtcgatcgacaccaacaggctgcagacggacgtggagctgcaaaCCACGTTAACAATCTGGTTCGAAGACAGGAGCaaaaccgggatctgatcaggaccattgctgactacaaccggg from Camelina sativa cultivar DH55 chromosome 7, Cs, whole genome shotgun sequence includes the following:
- the LOC104701334 gene encoding calmodulin-binding transcription activator 4-like isoform X3, whose translation is MWLLKGLRVCFDLVFDSRRVLKFFRKDGHQWRKKRDGRAIAEAHERLKVGNAEALTCYYAHGEHDPTFRRRIYWMLDPEYEHIVLVHYRDVSDREEGYQTSGQVYQFAPVPATQNASYNHYIGDSTDINQHSSTSPGTAEVISDLEGSASSSELGQALKKLKEQLSIGDEHVDSVVQPYIQPESLDSLQFLECSNDMDHFAQPTTVYQRPENNRLERCYGGNFGAQYHAKNDSNRLERCYGGYVGAQYHSSNLMLVKNDSGGTGGSGDQGSESWKEVLEACALNSEQESTPSSAKGLLAGLQEDSNWSYSNQVDQSTLLFPQDLGSFKVPASYSALLAPENNGEYCRMMDDGELGLPFEQEMSLTGAYNQKFTIQDISPEWGFANETTKVIIIGSFLCSPEESMWSCMFGSTEVPCKIIKEGVIRCEAPACSPGKVNLCITSGDGLSCSEIKEFEYRGKPDTCCLKCSRPQSSDMSTSPDELIILVRLVQTLLSDRSPEGESNSELGNDKLLKKLKADDDQWTHVIAEVINGSSSSTTTVGWLLQELLKDKLDAWLSSRFQMSKKEQGIIHMIAGLGFEWALYPILDHGVSVDFRDINGWSALHWAARFGSEKMVAALIASGASAGAVTDPTQQDPNGKTAASIAASYGHKGIAGYLSEVALTNHLSSLTLEETEISKDSAQVQAEITVNSISETGPSGSEDQLSLEKTLAAVRTAAQAATRIQAAFRAHSFRKRKQREAAMAACLQEYGIYCEDIEGISAMSKRTFGKVKNYHSAALSIQKKYRGYKGRKEFLELRQKVVKIQAHVRGHQIRKHYRVICWAVGILDKVVLRWRRKGVGLRGFRPDIETTEDSEDEDILKVFRKQKVDGAVNEAFSRVLSMANSPEARQQYHRVLKRYCQTKAELGKTETLLGDDDDGLFDIADMEFDSLFTLP
- the LOC104701334 gene encoding calmodulin-binding transcription activator 4-like isoform X2, which produces MQSEYDISTLYQEAQSRWLKPPEVQFILQNHERLTLTDVAPQRPTSGSLFLFNRRVLKFFRKDGHQWRKKRDGRAIAEAHERLKVGNAEALTCYYAHGEHDPTFRRRIYWMLDPEYEHIVLVHYRDVSDREEGYQTSGQVYQFAPVPATQNASYNHYIGDSTDINQHSSTSPGTAEVISDLEGSASSSELGQALKKLKEQLSIGDEHVDSVVQPYIQPESLDSLQFLECSNDMDHFAQPTTVYQRPENNRLERCYGGNFGAQYHAKNDSNRLERCYGGYVGAQYHSSNLMLVKNDSGGTGGSGDQGSESWKEVLEACALNSEESTPSSAKGLLAGLQEDSNWSYSNQVDQSTLLFPQDLGSFKVPASYSALLAPENNGEYCRMMDDGELGLPFEQEMSLTGAYNQKFTIQDISPEWGFANETTKVIIIGSFLCSPEESMWSCMFGSTEVPCKIIKEGVIRCEAPACSPGKVNLCITSGDGLSCSEIKEFEYRGKPDTCCLKCSRPQSSDMSTSPDELIILVRLVQTLLSDRSPEGESNSELGNDKLLKKLKADDDQWTHVIAEVINGSSSSTTTVGWLLQELLKDKLDAWLSSRFQMSKKEQGIIHMIAGLGFEWALYPILDHGVSVDFRDINGWSALHWAARFGSEKMVAALIASGASAGAVTDPTQQDPNGKTAASIAASYGHKGIAGYLSEVALTNHLSSLTLEETEISKDSAQVQAEITVNSISETGPSGSEDQLSLEKTLAAVRTAAQAATRIQAAFRAHSFRKRKQREAAMAACLQEYGIYCEDIEGISAMSKRTFGKVKNYHSAALSIQKKYRGYKGRKEFLELRQKVVKIQAHVRGHQIRKHYRVICWAVGILDKVVLRWRRKGVGLRGFRPDIETTEDSEDEDILKVFRKQKVDGAVNEAFSRVLSMANSPEARQQYHRVLKRYCQTKAELGKTETLLGDDDDGLFDIADMEFDSLFTLP
- the LOC104701334 gene encoding calmodulin-binding transcription activator 4-like isoform X1, with the protein product MQSEYDISTLYQEAQSRWLKPPEVQFILQNHERLTLTDVAPQRPTSGSLFLFNRRVLKFFRKDGHQWRKKRDGRAIAEAHERLKVGNAEALTCYYAHGEHDPTFRRRIYWMLDPEYEHIVLVHYRDVSDREEGYQTSGQVYQFAPVPATQNASYNHYIGDSTDINQHSSTSPGTAEVISDLEGSASSSELGQALKKLKEQLSIGDEHVDSVVQPYIQPESLDSLQFLECSNDMDHFAQPTTVYQRPENNRLERCYGGNFGAQYHAKNDSNRLERCYGGYVGAQYHSSNLMLVKNDSGGTGGSGDQGSESWKEVLEACALNSEQESTPSSAKGLLAGLQEDSNWSYSNQVDQSTLLFPQDLGSFKVPASYSALLAPENNGEYCRMMDDGELGLPFEQEMSLTGAYNQKFTIQDISPEWGFANETTKVIIIGSFLCSPEESMWSCMFGSTEVPCKIIKEGVIRCEAPACSPGKVNLCITSGDGLSCSEIKEFEYRGKPDTCCLKCSRPQSSDMSTSPDELIILVRLVQTLLSDRSPEGESNSELGNDKLLKKLKADDDQWTHVIAEVINGSSSSTTTVGWLLQELLKDKLDAWLSSRFQMSKKEQGIIHMIAGLGFEWALYPILDHGVSVDFRDINGWSALHWAARFGSEKMVAALIASGASAGAVTDPTQQDPNGKTAASIAASYGHKGIAGYLSEVALTNHLSSLTLEETEISKDSAQVQAEITVNSISETGPSGSEDQLSLEKTLAAVRTAAQAATRIQAAFRAHSFRKRKQREAAMAACLQEYGIYCEDIEGISAMSKRTFGKVKNYHSAALSIQKKYRGYKGRKEFLELRQKVVKIQAHVRGHQIRKHYRVICWAVGILDKVVLRWRRKGVGLRGFRPDIETTEDSEDEDILKVFRKQKVDGAVNEAFSRVLSMANSPEARQQYHRVLKRYCQTKAELGKTETLLGDDDDGLFDIADMEFDSLFTLP
- the LOC104701334 gene encoding calmodulin-binding transcription activator 4-like isoform X4, producing MLDPEYEHIVLVHYRDVSDREEGYQTSGQVYQFAPVPATQNASYNHYIGDSTDINQHSSTSPGTAEVISDLEGSASSSELGQALKKLKEQLSIGDEHVDSVVQPYIQPESLDSLQFLECSNDMDHFAQPTTVYQRPENNRLERCYGGNFGAQYHAKNDSNRLERCYGGYVGAQYHSSNLMLVKNDSGGTGGSGDQGSESWKEVLEACALNSEQESTPSSAKGLLAGLQEDSNWSYSNQVDQSTLLFPQDLGSFKVPASYSALLAPENNGEYCRMMDDGELGLPFEQEMSLTGAYNQKFTIQDISPEWGFANETTKVIIIGSFLCSPEESMWSCMFGSTEVPCKIIKEGVIRCEAPACSPGKVNLCITSGDGLSCSEIKEFEYRGKPDTCCLKCSRPQSSDMSTSPDELIILVRLVQTLLSDRSPEGESNSELGNDKLLKKLKADDDQWTHVIAEVINGSSSSTTTVGWLLQELLKDKLDAWLSSRFQMSKKEQGIIHMIAGLGFEWALYPILDHGVSVDFRDINGWSALHWAARFGSEKMVAALIASGASAGAVTDPTQQDPNGKTAASIAASYGHKGIAGYLSEVALTNHLSSLTLEETEISKDSAQVQAEITVNSISETGPSGSEDQLSLEKTLAAVRTAAQAATRIQAAFRAHSFRKRKQREAAMAACLQEYGIYCEDIEGISAMSKRTFGKVKNYHSAALSIQKKYRGYKGRKEFLELRQKVVKIQAHVRGHQIRKHYRVICWAVGILDKVVLRWRRKGVGLRGFRPDIETTEDSEDEDILKVFRKQKVDGAVNEAFSRVLSMANSPEARQQYHRVLKRYCQTKAELGKTETLLGDDDDGLFDIADMEFDSLFTLP